The genomic region CTCGTAAAGAAGCAGGGCGTGATCGACCAGGGAATCTTTGTCCATTCCCTCCTCCAGCCTTCTCTCCAGGAGGCGTATCAGTGAATGATCCAAATTGACCTCGAGCACTCTCTTGGCGGCGGGGATCTGCCTCCCCATGCTCTTCAGCAGTCTCTCCATGGAGAAGGTCGCTCCGTCCGACGTGACCAGGCACGCGGGGGACGAAGTCAGCCTGTTCGACGGGCGCACGTCCTCCACCCTGTCTCCCAGCGCCTCCTTGAGGAAGGCGACAAGTTCAGATGCCTCCGCCGGTTCACTCTCCCCATCCTTCCCGGGGAGCGAGTCGGCGAGCTCCAGCGAGCGAAACTCCCTCCCCGAGTACTCGGTGAAGGCGGGAGCGGCGACCTCGTCCACCGGGTCGGTCATCAGAAGCACCGAATGGCCTGACTCGGCGCACCTCTCCAGCAGGGGCGAACCGCGAAGAGTCTTTAGCCTGGTCCCTGTCAGGTGGTAGATGTGCTCCTGACCCTCCGGCATGGAGTCGACGTACTCCCCCAGGGTCGTAAGCCCGTCGCCGGAGGTGGTGTGGAACAGGCAGAGGTCCAGTATCGCGTCCCTGTTGTCCCCGTCCTCCGCCTCGAAGGAGACCAATCCCTCCTTGATCACCTGCCCGAACTCGCCCCACAGCTCCTCGTACTTCTCCCTCTCGTCGGAGAGCATCTTCTTGAGGGAGTTGACCACCCTCCTGGTGATGCTCTTTCTTATCACGCGAAGAAGGGGGTCCTCCTGCAGCATCTCGCGCGAGATGTTGAGAGGCAGGTCCTCCGAGTCGACCACGCCCCGCAGAAACCTGAGCCAGGATGGGACCAGCTCCTTGCAGTCGTTCATTATGAAGACGTTCTTGATGTAGAGGGAGACTCCCTCGCGCCCGGAGGGGAACATCAGGTCGAACGGGGCCTTCGAGGGTATGAACAGCACTCCGCGGAACTCTGTTCCCCCCTCGACGGAGAAGACTATTCTTCTTGCCGGGTCGGCCCAGTCATGGGCGACGAGCTTGTAGAACTCCGAATACTCCTCGTCTGTCACGTCCCTCTCCGGCCGCCGCCAGATCGGCTTTCCGAAGTTGAGCCGCTCCTCCTTTTTCCCGTCGCCCTCTCCGGACTCCAGCATCACCGGGTAAAGGATGAAGTCGGAGTACTTCTTGACTATCTCCCTGATCGTCCACTCGCTCGAGTAGTCCTTTTCCCCTCTCGAGGTGTCGGGGGCCTTCAGGAAGAGGGTGACTGTCGTGCCGGGCACCTCCCTATCGGCCTTTTCAATCGTGTACGTTCCGTCACCCGTGGACGAGAAGAGCCACCCGTCCGCTTCCCCGAGCCTTCTGGTTAGCACGTCCACTCGGTCCGCAACCATGAAAGCCGAGTAAAAGCCGACGCCGAACTGGCCGATCAGGGTCTCGGCCCGTACCTCCCCTCCCCCCTCGCCGAGGGACTCAAGAAACTCGCTCGCCCCCGACCTGGCTATTGTGCCTATGTAGTCCTTCAGCTCGTCCCTGTTCATGCCTATGCCGTTGTCCGACACCTCCAGGGTCTTCTTTCCGCCTGACTCGCCCGGCGACAGAAGTATGAGCGGCTCCGCAAGCCCCTCGGCGAGCTCCGGCGTCGAGGCCAGTTCAAGCCGTCGCTTGTCGAGGGCGTCGGAGGCGTTGGAGACGAGCTCCCTGAGAAATATGTCCCTGTTCGAGTAGACCGAGTTGATCATCAGGTCGAGCAGACGTTTCGTCTCCGCCTGAAAATGGTGCCTCTCCTGCTGCATCTGGATCCCCCTTGAAGTAGTAGTATGCCGATATAATCTAGTCGGCGGGCGCCGGCTCGTACTCGCTCATGGCCTGCCGCAGGGCGGCCAAGGCGAG from Synergistaceae bacterium harbors:
- the htpG gene encoding molecular chaperone HtpG, which encodes MQQERHHFQAETKRLLDLMINSVYSNRDIFLRELVSNASDALDKRRLELASTPELAEGLAEPLILLSPGESGGKKTLEVSDNGIGMNRDELKDYIGTIARSGASEFLESLGEGGGEVRAETLIGQFGVGFYSAFMVADRVDVLTRRLGEADGWLFSSTGDGTYTIEKADREVPGTTVTLFLKAPDTSRGEKDYSSEWTIREIVKKYSDFILYPVMLESGEGDGKKEERLNFGKPIWRRPERDVTDEEYSEFYKLVAHDWADPARRIVFSVEGGTEFRGVLFIPSKAPFDLMFPSGREGVSLYIKNVFIMNDCKELVPSWLRFLRGVVDSEDLPLNISREMLQEDPLLRVIRKSITRRVVNSLKKMLSDEREKYEELWGEFGQVIKEGLVSFEAEDGDNRDAILDLCLFHTTSGDGLTTLGEYVDSMPEGQEHIYHLTGTRLKTLRGSPLLERCAESGHSVLLMTDPVDEVAAPAFTEYSGREFRSLELADSLPGKDGESEPAEASELVAFLKEALGDRVEDVRPSNRLTSSPACLVTSDGATFSMERLLKSMGRQIPAAKRVLEVNLDHSLIRLLERRLEEGMDKDSLVDHALLLYE